The Primulina eburnea isolate SZY01 chromosome 18, ASM2296580v1, whole genome shotgun sequence genome segment CAGCAGAACACGAAGGGCCAACACCCGAGTTAACAAGGCTGAGTTGACTCGGTAATCCGACCGAGTTCACCGCAGAGTTGCCGGGATGGACACCACCGAAAACCGGCGACGAGGAGCTGAGAGTGGAACCGGCCATGAAACCTATAGAACCGGCCGGAAAGCAATCGCTCTGAGACAAAACCGATGAAGAACTCGCCCTCAACCCATCAAATTGGGCGTTTCCGTTTGACGTGGAATTTCCAGAAATTGGTTGCACCATCTTTTGACCCATACCTTGATTAATGTTAGGTATAAAGGAATTAAAAATCGGAGCAGCGATGCCGGAGAAATTGGATAAAGAAGTCGGCGCAGCGAGGGTATGAGCCACCGAATTTGTAGATCTGAAATTCCGTCCAGAACCATCAGTTGTTTGGAACGGGCCTTGGTTCAATAGAATCGAATTCTCATGGGTATTCAGGATCTGGTCCCCGATCGGATTTTCATGGCCGGAATCCACCGGAATTGAAGAATCAATCGGCGGCGGCGCGTTGACCTAAACCGGCGAAACATTCGCCGTGAAATTTGACGGCAAATCAGATTCCGAATGACTTAATTTTGACAGTAGCATCGTCTGGAGGAGACGAATCCATTGGTATATTTTTTTACCCCGAACGGAGTTGAACTCGCCGGAGCTGTAGAAATGGCCGGAAATTTCGGATTTGCGATCGGGAAATCGGAGGAGCAAACGAAGTCCGATGAAGCTGATTTTTGGATATGTTGGTCGCCTTGACGAGGCGGTTCTGGTAGTCCGGCGCGTCGACCGGCAGGCGGCGGCAATCGGGCGGCAGTACTTGTGGCGATTTTGGGgagaatttttttcttttttggcaCTATTCACTCTTGACAGAAAAAATATTGGGAAATTTAGGAAAAGGAAGTCACCCAGgacttatttaaaaaaaaggaTTGAGATGTCAATTTACGTAAATGTCCctattttgttaattttaaaatggATTACTTTTTCTTCTTCATCCATTTACTTCAGCAGAAACCCTCCTCCTATTCCATTCCGAACCCTAAACCCTTCGTTCCCTGAAAAACGTCTCCGTCGAGTCTTCAAAATCCCCACGGAAAGAATGGCAGACGAAAATGTGGTAATTTTCGCGTTTATTTCGATTTGTTTCTTCTGAATTTTAGTCGTATTTTTAGTATGCTTGTTGCGTGTGTGTGCGCGTAATCGACACTGGTTTTCCACCATGGTCGACCATACAAATGGTACGTTGTTTGTGGTCGACCATAAAACAACGAGTTTATGGTCGACCATGTTTTATTTGGCCGATTACGTTTTATGGTCGACCATAAGACGAAGTCGACCATAAAACATGATTTGTATGGTCGACCATGTTTTATTTGGCCGATTACGTTTTATGGTCGACCATAAGACGAAGTCGGCCATAAACCTTATTTGTTTGTATGGTCGACCAAATGTGGTTTTATGGTCGACGACATGTGGTTTAATGGTCGACCACAAAATTTTTCCTAACCTTACTAATACTGTTTTTTTGTTACAGGTCTATTTACCGAGAAAATTAGGCAGGGATGCCATTTCCCGATGTAAGTTGACAATTCAATCGAGATATAACGAGATTTCTGAGaagattcatttttatttgaacAACGAGGAGAGAACCCATTTTTTCGAGCATTCGCCTTTTGGTAATTTAGTTATGTAATATagagattttaaaatttccaGCCAAATTCTATGGTACTTAATGAGTAACCAGATACTTGATAGCAGTAGTGATGATCTGTGGATGGTGGTGCGCAAAAGGCCTGTTAGATTTTCTTTGTTAGAGTATTGTTTAATAACGGGTCTCGATTGCGCTATAGAGCCCGAAGATTTACCAGGTAGAGGTGTATTTGCCACCACACACTCTCCCGGTAAGGCTGATATTGTTTTGGGTGATTTGGAGAGAAAGATTATGGTCCAAGAGCATAACGAGACTGGTCTAGACATGGAGAAGATAAAGATGGCTAGTCTATACTTTTGTTGTGCCGTATTCGGTGAGGCGACGAGGAAAAAGACGACGAAGATCGATCATAAATACTTGAGCCTTGTAGATGATTTGGATAGGTTCAACCGTTATCCCTGGGGTAGAGTAGCCTATCGGGATGCGGTCCGATGTCTGAAGAAGGATCTTTTAGGACGATATAATTACCTCGCCGAGGCACAGGGCCGGACAGAAGTTGAGGGCAGCTTCCTTGTCGGTGGTTTTGTTCTCCCTCTGTaggtatttatttttttgaatgatATAGTGAATTTGTTATCTCTATTTGTACCAGTAACActgtttgaaattttttttacagATCTTCGCTTATGAGTGTTATCCGAGCGTGGCACAGAAGTTAGCAAGGAGAAGAGATGTGGACGGTTTGATGTTGCCCAGGATGTTTCAGTGGGTGACTAAGACGTGGGCGACAAACCGTGCCCCAACTGGTGTTGAAATCGCTGCAGCCTTCGGTGATTGTGCTATAGATGTAAGTAAtatgaattgatttggtaaAATAACCGTGgacattatttttaattaatttgctcttttattaattatatgcaACTGGGATTTTTGACTCCTACTCCTGAGGAGCTAGTTGCACCGTATTATACCACCGGGCATTTTGTTGATTCTGCGCCTGATGCGGTGATCATTCGGGTACTCGAGCTCTGGAGGCAGGGTCAGACAGTCATATGTAGCGAGCACCCTGTGGAGTCTCCCTCAGTCCAGCCCACGCATTCTGCACATTCACCTCCCTCTGACCAGCCCAGGCATTTTGGACATTCACCTCCCTCTGTCCAGCACACGCCTCCTGCACATGCATCTCCTGACGTTTCCGGCATCCGTCGTGGTGATCTCGATAGATCCAGCTCTAGGACCAGTTCTCCTATGCGTACGGGTCCTAGAGTCTACTTTGGACTCAATCCCCCCCCACCGCCCATCACCCTTGGAGCATCGTTTCGAGCGGCGATTGACTGAGTTGGAGGATTCCGTTAGGTCCTTGCATGTGAAGATTGCAGCAGAATTTATTGATACCAGAGTGTTTATGAGGAGTGTAAATCAAGCTCTAGCTGACATGAAATCTAGTTTGACTGAACAGATTAGAGCTGGTTTTGCTGAGATGAGGTCTAACATGCCAGTGCAGGAGGACAGAGATTATAGCATAGTCTATACCAGAGGGCGGAAGAGGAAAGCATCTGAGGCAGATTTTGGTgagttaattttatttattatatttatgtttatgtagtATAATGATTTAGTACAATtctcataattattttaatttgtttgatGTGCGCTTTTAGGTGTGGATGATAATCTGGCTAGGAAAATTGCGAGTACTAGCCAAACACTACATATGTTTGAGCCTAACCTTCCGGTGATTGTAGAGGAGTCCTCAGAAGGTGAGTTAATGCActtttttgatttgatatttatGTATAGTATATTAAACAACAAAGTCTTTATTTTTAGATATTCAAGTGACTCCGGTTCCGCGTAAGTCAGGTGGTGAGGCGACCACGTCTAGAGGTTATTACAGTAAACCTCGTCTATTCATATTTGCATTAAAgttgttattattttaatttgttgAATGTACGCTGTTAGGTGTGGCTGATAATTTGGGTTGGGAAATTGGCAGTGGTAgccaaacccaacagatattTGAGCCTAACCTTGAAGCCATTCCAGAGGAGTCCGCAGGAGGTGAGGTAATgcacattttttatatttatatttatttatagtatattaaacaatatattttatgttttcagATATTCAAGTGACTCCAGATGCGCGTATATCAGGAGGCGAGGCGACCACGTCGAGAGGTTATTAAACTGTACATTGTTTATTGTTCATATTTACATTTAAGTTGTTACAATTGATCATTTTATAGATGCCGGTGTGAGGCCACTTGCGGAGACCGTGACACTGAAGGTAAAAAACTCACTTGCGCGAGTTAGGGCCTCGATGCTCGACCGTTCGCCCAGTAGGATTCGAGGTTTTTATGCCGAATATGAGAAGTCGTTCTACGGGCCCATGGCTATCGCAAACTCGCGTGTCACTTTCCTtgtaagcttttaaataaatcttttataaaGTTTAAATTTGTAGAGAATTTCTTTTAAAACTTTGAAAACCTTTTGTTATGTTGAACTCAGCACATCGGCGAAGCTCTCCGTGGATTGCTTGAGATGCAGATCCGACATCCTGAAGTGATGTCGGCAGATGATTCGTTGATGGACAGAGATTTCTACTCTGCGATATCAGTTTTGGCCGAAGCTAAAGATATCGATTTCAACATAAATCTGGCACCGATTGTGAGCAAAGTCAAAGGTAGTGATCCAGAATGGCCTTGTCTCTCGTGGGAAAAGGCGCGAAGAATTCTCATCCCTGTCTACACAGATGGGCGCTGGTTTTTGCTAAAACTCGTGACAGGGGTGAATAAGTGCATTATATATGACTTGCAGCGAAGGCACGATCCCAAATTCAAAGATCTGAATGAAGACATAGAGCCTATACTTATAAACGCTGCTCGTCTGCTATCCATTGTTGGGAACAACCCACACCCCGAGAGGCCATGGAATATAAAACTACATGATGAATTCCGTGCCAAGATTATACAGTACGTTGTCaactttctttttaaaatataacttcATTATTCTTTTTTTAATGTTAACAATAAATATTAACATCTCGTTTTTTTTTTGACAGCGAAGATTCAGGAGCTTTTGTATTAGCGGTTGCCGGATACTCTCTGTCCAGGAGTGCGCAAGTAGTACTAACTTTAGATGATAGATTAGTTTCTGAGTTTAGATACTTTTTAGCTTGTAATATGTTCCTTAACGATTGGTGATTATTGTGACTATCTGACAATTTTATGTCATTATTGGAACATCGTTTTCTTATGTAATTTTTTGTGTTATTTTGTTGGTCGACCACTCTCGATTTTGGTTGAACAAAAATTGTATGGTTCGACTAACAAATTCTGTTAGTCGACCATAAACGAGTTATTTTGGTCGACCATCGACCTTTACCTTTTTTGGTTTACCTTTTATGGTCGACCATTGTATTGTGTTGGTCGACCACCACTGTTATTGTGGTCGACCATCGACCTTTACCTTTTATGGTCGACCATAATATTGTGTTGGTCGACCACCACTGTTATTTTGGTCGACCATTGTTATCtagtttagggtttaggtttagggtttcaagggtttagggtttttagggttttagggtttcATCACAATCTCAGTGTTTTCTCACGATCTAAAAAACATGATTATGTTATACGTTTCAATTTAAATGTGAATCAtgctatttttttatatttttcaaaaaaataaatatcgtaaattcaaaattatgttatatattttaatttacatacgaatcaattcatcacaatctcagtattttgtCACGGTCTAAAAAACAGGATTATGTTATACGTTTCAATTTAAATGTGAATCatgctattttttttatatttttcaaaaaaataaatatcgtaaattcaaaattatgttatatattttaatttacatacgaatcaattcatcacaatctcagtattttgtCACGGTCTAAAAAACAGGATTATGTTATACGTTTCAATTTAAATGTGAATCAtgctatttttttatatttttcaaaaaaataaatatcgtAAATTAaagattatgttatatattttaatttacatacGAATCAATtgatcacaatctcagtattttgtCACGATCTAAAAAACAGGATTATGTTATACGTTTCAATTTAAATGTGAATCAtgctatttttttatatttttcaaaaaaataaatatcgtaaattcaagattatgttatatattttaatttacatacgaatcaattcatcacaatctcagtattttgtCACGATCTAAAAAACATGATTATGTTATACGTTTCAATTTAAATGTGAATCAtgctatttttttatatttttcaaaaaaataaatatcgtAAATTCAAGATTacgttatatattttaatttacatacgaatcaattcatcacaatctcagtattttgtCACGATCTAAAAAACAGGATTATGTTATACGTTTCAATTTAAATGTGAATCAtgctatttttttatatttttcaaaaaaataaatatcgtaaattcaagattatgttatatattttaatttacatacgaatcaattcatcacaatctcagtattttgtCACGATCTAAAAAACATGATTATGTTATACGTTTCAATTTAAATGTGAATCAtgctatttttttatatttttcaaaaaaataaatatcgtaaattcaagattatgttatatattttaatttacatacGAATCAATTCATCATAATCTCAGTATTTTGTCACGATTTAAAAAACAGGATTATGTTATACGTTTCAATTTAAATGTGAATCatgctattttttttatatttttcaaaaaaataaatatcgtaaattcaagattatgttatatattttaatttacaaaaGAATCAACTcatcacaatctcagtattttgtCACGATCTAAAATGTGAATCatgctattttttttatatttttcaaaaaaataaatatcgtaaattcaaaattatgttatatattttaatttacatacgaatcaattcatcacaatctcagtatttttGTCACGATCACAATAATGTTACATGTTTTGCacaattattaatatatattgaaaaaaaacaaaactcaCCATCAAGCTAATGGTCGACCATGAGATTGATGGTCGACCATAAGAAAACTAATGGTCGACCATCAAGCTAATGGTCGACAATGCAATTGATGGTCGACCTAACAAAGCTAAGGGTCGACCATCACCCTACCGATAGCTTGATGGTAGACCAAATAAAATAATGGTCGACCAAAGAAAAATAATGGTCGACCCTCAAGCTATCTTTTGCTGAATTCACCAATTGAAGGAAATCTGTTTTGTTTTCTTCTGCCAACTCTCTTCTCTAGTAAAGGAGGCAACACCAATGGAAAATTAATGTTGCGTGGCCATTCATTTTCTTCCGGAACGGGATACACAGTCTCTGAGTAAGCCATGCACCATGACATTGTAAAATAGTACTGTGAACACATatcatataaatcaatattCGCTAACCAACTAGCTGCGATGGCATGAGCACATGGGattctatcaatatcaaaaactCGACATGTGCATCTTTTTGATTCGAGGTCCACTATGGCCGAATGTCCACGACTCCTAACATCAAACTCCATACGTCCTAATTCAAAAACTTGCATTCCTTGGGCATCTGTGAACCTGCTACGAAGGATTCCCTCGATCGTAGGGGTCAAGTTAGTGTTACTTGCAATTGATGCGTGGCGATATCGGGCAAACCAAGATGATGCCAGTCTCTGCAAGGAATCTAACAGTGCAATGATTGGCAGCTTCCTTTCTTCAAGCAGTCTAGCATTGATTGACTCAACCCCGTTTGTCGTCATAATATTGTAACGGGTCTTCGGACAATACGCTCGAGTCCATCTATCAAGTGAGTCTCTCTCGTCCAAATATTACGCTGCCTCAGGATATCTATTCCTAAACTCATTGTATGCAATATCAAACTCGaaagttttataaatttttgcaaTGTGCAAAAACATTTCGGTTGCACCCTTCTTTTTGCATCTTCTCTTCATGTTTTGGGATAAATGCCACGTACAATGCCCATGATGCGCATTTCTATAGACGGTAGAAACTGCATTAATGATCCCTTGATGCCTGTCAGAAATTATCACCAATTCATCCTCGTCTGGTACTACTTCTAACAACTTCGTTAAAAACCAACTCCACGAAGAAGTACACTCGACATCTACGACTCCCCACGCCAAAGGATATTGGTGATAATTTCCATGTTGTGCCGATGCCACCAATAAAACACCATTATACTTGCCCTTCAACCACGTATCATCAATTGATACAACTTTTCGCATACTTCGATATCCTCTAACGCATGCACCAAAAGCAAGAAACATATACTTGAATCGATTTTCCTCGTCGACAAATATGTCGGTTATGCTTCCTGGATTCATCTGCTCAACCATGTGCAAATAACAGCTCAATTTTGTAAAACTCTGCGTAGGATCACCTTTCAACATATTGTCTGCTAGTTCTTTCCCTTTCCAAGCCTTGTAGTATGATATATCAGCATTCATACTATTGCGCATCATCGTCATCACCGCTTTTGGTACAATAGGCACTGGATGACCTTGGAAATTATCCACCAACATATCACGAACAAGAGCAGAACTCGCTCCACGGATTCTCTTTCCTCTCCCAGTCAAACCACATGTGTGTGTATTGCAATATGTTCGAATGGAGAATGCACGTGAATCATTCTTAATCAAAGAGGTCCAGATTCTCCATTTACAATCAGACACTACACATTTTACGGCGTACACCTTTTTGCTACCTTTTACCGTCTCAAATTCAAAACAAGCTTCCAAACTTATTCTAATTAGCTCTTTTTTCACCGCTTCTCGGTTTGGAAACTCTTGACCCACAAACAAGTTCGAACCATCCGTGAATGAAAATGTGTCATTATCAAGAGCCACATCCACAACCAAATTTGCATCATTTCTTTGAACAAAATCTGCCTCGCCCTCAATTATGTCATCACGTGCTTCATCATGTAACTCGTCCGTGTTACTACGATCTACAAGCATGACATCCATATTATGCGCTTCGTCGAATGTGTTACTACGATCCACAGGCATGGCATCCACATTATGCGCTTCGTCGATAAAATCAATGCTATTATTACGATCCACAGACACAATATTCAAGTGAAAATAATCATCAAAATGACTCTGTTCGTTAATATTGCAATTGTTCTCATCAATAGCATTTCCGTGcaaattatcacaataatcaaAAGAAGcaacacattcaatttcaacttGAAGTACTGGCCTACTTCTCGGACAACCAAGATACAAATATGCTTTCAAATCATGGTCGTTCTCTATATAAATTGGTTGAATGTTGCACGGCAAATCTAGTAGATAACTCAACCTCAAGTTGGAAGTGTCTTCTACTTTCCCAACTCTGTATAGTTCACTTTTTAAATCTTCAAAATAACAAATATCATCATCCACTGGAATAGCAACAAACTTTGCATTGGCCCCTGGATTCCATTTATAAACCAGCCCCTCTGTCACTTCCCATTTCCCATCAAAATGAACAACAATAACTGTTGGCATATATACAAAGTGCACAAACAATATGATAATTAGAATGGGAAAAATgttgtaaaaacaaaaaaaaaacgcaCATGGTCGACCAAAAAATAAGTTGGTCGACCATGAAGTTATGTAGGTCAACCTACTTGGTCGACCAACTTAATTTCTGAAAAAATAAGCTCACGGTCGACCAACTTAATTTCTGAAAAAACAAGAACTTGGTCGACCATTAAGATTGTGGTCGACCATGAATAATTTCTCTTTGGTCGACCACGAAGAATTCTTTTTTTGCTTCGACAAAAATCCATGAACGACACGGATTATTCATCTTATTTTTGGTCGATCGCTGCATgaaatgatgaaaataatgaactGGTCAAAGAAAATGGAGCAAACTTACTGTATTTTTCTTCAAATACAGACGTATTTACAGAAGAATGGGGGAACAATATGTAGGAGTAGATTTAGATCTGGATCTGAGGAATGAGCGCCACAATACTTGAGCAACCGTGGTCAATTTCGATTTATTGATACGCGGAAGAGGTAGATGCGGTAGATGAGTTCTTTAAATTTGGGAAGCTTTGGGAATTTTGTGGGGATTTTGTGCGTGGAATGGGAAGAAAGAGAGAGAACAActaataattaatcaatttagGAAGTTAACTTTAATTAAGGTTTAATTAACTAATCAAGAGTCAACtccttctttttttaaaaaaaagtcagACTCCTTGTTTTTTAAATCTTTGCCCACGTAATCCCATTTTTTAAATTGTCCCAAAAATATTGGAcgtagggtttagggttttttttgtTTAGGATTTAAGgattatctttttttttaaaaaaaataatataccgTATAAAACTTAAAGAGAGAGATTAAATCAACACCTCTCAAAAGGCTAGTCATACAAAATAGAAAACAAAGACCTAGGGTGGCAAATATACAAGCCAAAAGCTAATCCCTAAGTAAAATGCATAATACAAATTGACACCTGTGAGCATCACTAGGTACATGAAAACAAAGCGAAACCTATCTAAACAGTAATGATCCAGCTCAGAAGTAGGTGCAAAAGACCACCGATGGTACCCATCTCTGAGCCGTCTAACAATGTAATGTCAAACTGAAAAGTACATCCTAGTCCGAGAACGGGCTGCTGTACAGGATCTCTCAGTCAAAATAGTAAGCAGCTGGAAAGTCATTGTGCAAAAACGGTCAAAGCACAAAAAAAAGACCGCAATCCAGCGCAAGTCATAGAAGCTCCAAATCCCAAGAGGAGAGAGAAAACTGACGGAGCTCATCAAGTCAAAAATACAATCATGAATCACGCGAATGAATGGAGCTCCAGGCTAGAGAGACCGCTGAGAGAAAACATCCAGAAGCACCATAGCATTCGGCAAAAACATAATGAAAGAAATCGGCGGGCAAGGAGAAGCTTACAGAGAACGCCTGCCAGAAAACATGTGTATTCCAAAGAAAAGCACCAACGTGAAAAGTGCTGGGACCCACCCAAACCCAAAGGAGCAAAACAAGGAGGGTGCAAGTGATTGAGCCCACTTGCACAGAACCAAGAGGAGTGGAAAACAACCTCCAAGAACTAAAGACCTGCAATAaaaatacatacatacatatataaccTGATATAAAAGAAAGAGATCCAAAAGAAAGAAGGGGCTGCAAATGGCTAAGAATGTCTGCATCGGAGGTAAGGCAATCCTGAACGATCAGAGCGGGCAAGGATGGAGATGTGGCTGGGTAAGGAATGTCCTTACTCTAAGGTATACTGCCTAAGTTCATGGGCCCTCGCCGCCAACGCATCCGCCACCGAATTACCCTCCCGGAAAATAAACGAAATATGAACCATATGCCCCCTCAAGAGGACCAAAATCTGTGACACAATGTGATCCAAGTCCCAACAACACCTACGAGAGCGGAGAATCTGAATAGAAAGCTGGGAATCAACCTCAATCCAAAGAAGGAAAAGAGAAAGATCAGAACAAAGGCTAAGACCCCTCCAGATCGCCCAGAGTTCCGCTCGGATAGTAGACCCAGCTCCAATGAACTCAATGAATGATAACAAGACCCGCCCAGAATGATCACGAACGACGCCACCAATGCTTGGGTTTGACAGTACACGTAGAATGGGCGAGGCACAGGTAAGACAAGATCTGGAACTTCACTGTCTCCCCAGAAATGGAGAGCTGGCGGTGCTTCGCATCATTCCGAGCAGTCCAGAGAAACCACAAAATAATGAAAAGGAGAAACTCCCTCACATGGCCCCCTTGAGCCCAGACCAGATCCCTCTTCCACGCACGAAGTTTATCCTCAGTGTCAGGGATACGAACCCCAAAGACATCAGAAAAAAAATGCCAAACAGAGCGAGCTACCGGGCTGGGAATAAACACATGTGTGAATGTCTTTGACTTATCACAACACTGACAACGAGACGATAACGCAAAGCCACGGCACTGTAGCACCTCATCAACTGGGAGTCACTGATGCCAAAATCTCCAAAGAAAGAATGA includes the following:
- the LOC140820127 gene encoding uncharacterized protein — translated: MHLLTFPASVVVISIDPALGPVLLCVRVLESTLDSIPPHRPSPLEHRFERRLTELEDSVRSLHVKIAAEFIDTRVFMRSVNQALADMKSSLTEQIRAGFAEMRSNMPVQEDRDYSIVYTRGRKRKASEADFGVDDNLARKIASTSQTLHMFEPNLPVIVEESSEDIQVTPVPRKSGGEATTSRGVADNLGWEIGSGSQTQQIFEPNLEAIPEESAGDIQVTPDARISGGEATTSRDAGVRPLAETVTLKVKNSLARVRASMLDRSPSRIRGFYAEYEKSFYGPMAIANSRVTFLHIGEALRGLLEMQIRHPEVMSADDSLMDRDFYSAISVLAEAKDIDFNINLAPIVSKVKGSDPEWPCLSWEKARRILIPVYTDGRWFLLKLVTGVNKCIIYDLQRRHDPKFKDLNEDIEPILINAARLLSIVGNNPHPERPWNIKLHDEFRAKIIHEDSGAFVLAVAGYSLSRSAQVVLTLDDRLVSEFRYFLACNMFLNDW
- the LOC140820128 gene encoding uncharacterized protein, translated to MTTNGVESINARLLEERKLPIIALLDSLQRLASSWFARYRHASIASNTNLTPTIEGILRSRFTDAQGMQVFELGRMEFDVRSRGHSAIVDLESKRCTCRVFDIDRIPCAHAIAASWLANIDLYDMCSQYYFTMSWCMAYSETVYPVPEENEWPRNINFPLVLPPLLEKRVGRRKQNRFPSIGEFSKR